CATTTGGCCCACATCAGAAAATATTTCCACTTGCTTGACTATTACTCATCACTGATATCCAAGTCAAAACAATATTTAAGTGTACGTttacaaggtaggcctacatatagacaATAAACTAGGCTATTAATAGCTAATAGGTATGAATATATTACTATTGTGGATGGTGTAGACTACACGCATAAACAAGTTAGAGCTCAAGACTGTCTTTTGCACCAATCAAAACCTGACAACTTAAATTTCAGtttgcccccccacacactgccaGCCACTGCCAGTTTTAGTCATATTTGCCATAATAgattaaattaattaaaattgCGGTtgattgactgtttttttttaaccagtgGGTTAGTCAGTGGGTGTTCCCTATTAACCGACATGCCTTTAATCTTTGTCCAAAATGCTTGTGCACAGCCAGCTCTCCATGTTTTATATCTGACTTCACTTCTGTCTGTTCTCTGTGGCTAGCCCTACTCCAGTTCAACAACCGCATGCTGCCTCCCTCTCAGCCAAGCTctgttgcctagcaacgcagCACAGAGTGGGCCCTGGGGGCgggagagggaggggcagaggcAGGTGGGCTGGGATGATTgcactcagccagccagccagagtaGAGTATAGTGTTGCAGTGCACAGCATTTTACAACTCAGGTGGGCCTCACATCTGCCCTTCATGGAAAttcactatgttttttttttcatctataTGCAAGGTATTAGCTCATGGTTGTTATAACAGGAACCATGGTCCTCCGATACTACCGTGGTttgtgcattaggcctatctATTATTGTGCAAGGAATACGTTTCTATCCACTGAAGAACCATTTCAAATGTTTCAACCAAAGAGTCTCCCCTTATCTGCTCCTTATCAAAATTCACCTCATTTCAATTCTTTTTTTGTTACTGTATGCCAGAACCATAGTAGTTGCACCAAGAACCACGGTCCTCTGATACTGCCATGGTTTGTGCATTATATACCATGGTAACTGGTACTTACTGGAAGCACAGGGTTATTTGCTGTGCAGTGGCAGACCTGTATTTTATGTGAAtgtagagacacagagaaagacagagagaaagagaaagagagagagagagagagagagagagagagagagagagagagagagagagagagagagagagagacatagacatagacatagacatagacatagacatagagaaacagacagacagcacatgcAGTGCTAGACATGACATGAGCGTATAGGAAACATCCTCCGTCTCAACTGGGGCAGCAAACACATCGACCTCGAGATTTGCTTGTTctttaaaaatgcaaaaaatgctGCTTCCTGCTTGAAGTAGCTGGTGAATTGTCTTGCCAACACGTGGACTGCACGCGCAATTCATGTCAGCTACAGAATGAGTGCCAATCAGGGAAGATTACTGACAATGTGGAGGAGGTCACAtgtcagcagaggtgtcaatccctggTTAAGAAAGTAAAAACGAaacccacaaatttgatccaaccagctttgGATCAGCTGATTGTTGAGCACTCAAGACCATAGGTAGACCAGCTACTTATTAAGAGTCAACTGTGTTGGGATGAAAGTGTGGCAGAGTTTGTACTTTCTGGAcctggaattgacacctctgcatgTCAGTGCAGCGAGGTGAGAGTTGTTGCATGGTAGCACAGCAGAAAAGCCTGCAATGACTTGACACCATGtggcatgtgtaacggaggccaactagcagagtgtggcgtggaacattagtaaacctccctcccgaagcctcagacAGTATcggtatcgtgctgtgtctcccatgcttgaactggagcgttgactgataGTTGGCGagttcgagccccaagtggcgGACTGTGAAGAAACACCTCAGTTAGGTGCCGTGACCCggttgggagtgaggtttaggggggtgagtgtaacggaggccaacttgagtgtggtgtggaacgttagtaaactccCTTCCCGAAGTGATTCTACTttggggggccccaagcgaaaacttGAAAAAGGAACATTTGCAAAAAAATCACCACTACAGTcttaaagtcttagctgttattcaccatctatgggcttggggaccccaagcggctgcctgcctagcctggtgacaagatgtgcctctgggtAGCGCTAAGcgatcggactggtcctttagctcagcagtaccATGCTGTGCTTCCCATCCCCAAATTGGagcattgactggtaggtggtGAGTTCGAGCTCCGAGTGGCGGACTGTgaaggaacacctcagttacacatgaCTGCAGAGCAGAAGACACCGTCCATCAACAAGGTTGTGGACacaatttctaaccagaatgcaatgCCATCTCAGTGTGTGCATGCCCGCTCGGCGCAGACTGCTACAGCATGCGCCATCAAGAAGGAGCCCAAGATCTGACTGTGGCCAGCAGGGTAGGAGCATATTGTACTCAGACACTTAAGAAACAAAATGTGGGACAAATGTTGATTTTGACATGCTGGCACAAAGTGGTGGgcattgagggtgtgtgtgtgtgtgtgcagaaatatAAGTAAATatctggaggggtgggggtgtcagGACAAATATTGAATGGTGGAGCCATCCAGTGTCTACAGGGAAACCTGGGACCTATTGTTGACCAAGGGCTTATGTTttggtgttgtttgttgtttctcaAAGGATTCACGTTTTGCGGTTGAGTCAAACACAAATTTCCAGTTGTGTTTGGAGACCTGTAACAAATTTCCATTTGTGTTTGCAGACCTgtaacacatacatgcatgctgacgtacacacacacacacacacacaataaacctattttaattatttatattcttcaaatgctactattactatgtcagaacgctataaaggacttttagaaaaagcacaacaaaatacctcctcttaatgtatgttctctacaagtcttctgttgtccagtcttgcactttaaatgtctgtatgagcaatgtctatgtccatactgtcttatgtccatgtatgagtactgtctatgtctatactgtctatgtccttacctagattagtctatgtctgcatgagagagcaagaaacgcaatttcaaattctttgtatgaccagtgtatgtaaagaaattgacaataaaacttgacttgacttgacacacacacacacacacacacacacacacacacacacacacacacacacacacacacacacacacacacacacacacacacacacacacaaacacacacacccttacccccTTTTCTCTGCACAGTCTTTTGTAATACACATGCTATGGAATGTGCTCTCCCCCTATgcactgcccccccaccccccatatcgCGGGCTTGCAAGCTTGAGGAACTGTGCTGATCTGAGACAGCATGCAGCATTCATGCTCATATCACCACGCCCACACAAAGCTTTCATGTAGCCTATACATAGACTTCCTGaggactacacacacagagacacacgtaaACCTACTGGGATATGTGGGGACGTTATCTGTAATTTGGTTACAGTGTTTGCTGTTTCCAGTGTTTAAatagtgtgggtttttttttaaagtttgctGTGTTGTTATATTGCATGTTTTGGGGATGCCGTGATTTTATTTGGTTTGCTGTCCTGTGCTCACTTGTCTGACTTGCTGTGACATTAGGCTCGTtcatgacgacgcagtaagatttttgctaggcagtgggcatgcacactttgccagtttgatgcattctggttagaattttctaaccacaatccatcaaactggcaaagtgcgcatgcccactgcctagcaaacatcttactgcgtcgtcacgaccgAGCCCTTTGTTGTGTGCACCTTATTAACTGTTACCCACATACTAGCGTCTCATTGGCTGATCCCTAATGAATTTCTGATTGCTTGTGATGGGCAGCTGCCTTAGCTATTATTACCTGGCCAATGGGGATTCTAGAGGGATTATGGGCAGGTGTATAAAGACTCATGTTTTCAGAGCATCTTGGCATTTGGTGGGGGGATCAGACTGGAGGCAGCAGTAGACCAAGGAGGGAGAGACGGTTCTGATGGGAAAGCGAACGAAACGACCCAAGTTGGCCCGTACGCCCGCAGCCCTCCACCGAAGAAACGTGAGCAACCCTTGTCAGTGCACTGCACTCCTCGCTTGCACTGGATGTCATCTGTTCTGTCCTCACCCCCTTCCGTAGAGCCCGAACAGCGTTGGCTGGGGACCGTGACCAGGCTCAGGCGGAATTGACGTTGGGTTGGAGCCAAACCATGCTCTCAGTCAGCTATGGACTGAATGTAAGAATCCTTCTATACTGTGATCCTTATCTTGGTCTTGAATTGCCTTCAGTAcagagacttgacttgactcttgcTCTTTTGCTGCCAAGGTGTGCTGAATCCGGATTGAGCAGATGTCACCACCACCGTAAGGAACTAAGACCGCTGAGACTATTTGCTTTTTCTAAAGGACAATTTAGTTTTAACATATTGGTAAGCCTAAATAAAAGTGCTATTTATTTTTCTTGTCTGTCGTCTGTGAACAGGGCATTTGAACTTTTAAAGGGTTTTATTAGGGCTTTTTTGGCCGACACACACCAACTACACAGCCTCCAACACAATCAAATCAgagtaaaaaataataggcttaaTATGAGCATTTCGTCTTTGTTATCTGCACATGTCCAGAAAGCTTCAGCCCACAGAactgcataggcctaggctaattaaaaaaaataaactctGTCCTTGGCACCTGCTGGTAGTTTTGGCTAATAGGCTGCATGACATTTGATTTAGGCCCTGTAGGCCTTTGAACTGTTATTTTTATGGTATTAAAAAAGCTAACAAAGAAAGCTATGTTATGGTAGGCCTAGGAGAAAAGCAAAGTATTTCAAGGAACAGGCCCTTTAAAGTCAGAGAAGTGAAATTGCTCCTAAATGCCACctcctgcccaacacacacacacacacacacacacacacacacacacacacgcaaacacacacacacacacacacacacacacacacacacctactgtaggaGGCGTGTGACTGGATAAACCGGGGGAGAGGTGGGTAGCTTCGTAGCCTtctccacagacacacaagaaTCCTCGCTTTCCCCTCCCGTTTCCATTTGCCCAACCCCCACAACGTCCAAGTCACCGCCCTTCCCTCTCCCGCTCAACCTAGCCTGATTACACCAGCGTAACTTTCCAGTCGTTTTGACAGTCGAGCATCATGGGAAATGAAGTCTATTCAGGTACAGTGGGACGAACGAGACGAAAGGACCTCAAATACAACTCCCATATAAACCCTCGCATGTGAGGATGGGTCGCCCAATCTGAATATGTGGGAGGAGAACATCCGCCCACAAAAGCCATAGCAATCTTTCCATAGCTCAAATGCAATTGTGTATCAAAAAGCGTGCATAATGCAAGAGTGAAAATGAAGATGTTACTGATTAAATGAAAAATAGCAGGCACTTGTCCTGAGCAATGCAAAACTACCAGTCCTCCGTGACAGAAGAGAACGACTTGGCGTTCGCTTGCGATTTAAATGGAAGTGGGTGGACCATGGTGTAGACAGTCGCAACTTCGATGTGTGGACATACTTCAGCGATGAATGCACTTTTGACACGGATGAAAATTCACCAACGCGACTCCGCTCAGCGCCCACCTAGAAGATATTGAACGCGACCTGGCCGGTATATACATTTGTGCGACGTTACAGTTATATACAGGCGTACAAATTGTGCTTTGCATTTGGTACCGCCCTTCCTGACGGGTGGGTCTTTCGTCAGAGCCAGAGCGAGCCAGCGGTCGGGGGAGCTACGCCACAGCCTAGCAGTAGCCATTCGTGGAAAAATAGGCCGTCCTTCTCCGGGCTTCAGCCTGCCTCTGCCTCCACAGCGTCCGGCCTTTTTTTCTGAAACAACTCCTCTCCGGTTTTATTAATGCGGGATGAGTGGTACGTACCCTCCCTCCCATCCGTCTCCACCCCTCTTTTTATGCATCGCCAATCTGTTATCCACGCGTTTTGTTATTAAGAAATGAAATACctgtgtggattttttttgtctttttaattTGTTCGGGCGATTGAGCCATGTTGGTTATGCAGTATGTGTCGAAAGGACAGCCTTCTTTGACAGTGTTCACGCTACTTTTCATGCCACTGAGTAGAACGTTAAAGCACGCGTTTGTGTCAAATGGCATGTCAGCTGTACATAACGGCATGCGACGTGCTAAAGTAAACCGTTTTATTTCTTTAATACTCACTTTGTTATCCCGTGGCCCCTCACCTTACTATCAACTGGGCCATCGTGGCTTTCAACGTATGTTATGATTTCATTTTCACAGATCAAAAGAAGGAAGCTATGGCAACAGATGGGGGCAAATCAGGAGGAGGTGACAAGGGCAAAACTTCAGGATCACAGGTATCCAAATCCTCAAACATTTGCTCACTTGCTACTAGGTCCAGTTTTTTCACTTCCTGGTTGAGTTCGGTAGCTGCCTAGCTCCCttcagtgcatgcatgtgctgcCACTGTATGTGTTGTTGTGCATGTGATATTTGTTGTATAATATAAATCCGTTGACTTGCTGTCACTTTCTTATGTGCATGTCTTTTTCCCTGTTTGAGGCATTGATTATCAATTAGTTGAGCTGTGAAGGTTTCGAATAAAATAATTTATTGCTTACGACCTAGTTTTTATTCTGCAGACCAGAGGTTTACTAAGAAAATGAAAAATGTAGTTCACTCCCACCCACCGACTCTTCCTGTATTACCCGCCCACAGTttttacagctctctctctctctctctctcgtgcgtgttcTGCTGGTGATGTGTGGTTGGTAGGACTCGCAGCCGTCTCCACTGGCGCTGCTGGCGGCCACATGCAGTAAAATAGGGGGCGTGGCCGGCGAGGGCCAGGCGGGAGTGGCACAGCAGATCATCATCGCTGACCCCAGCCAGGGGCTCGTGCAGCTCCAGAACCCTGCGCAGCAGCTGGAGTTCGTTCCCGCGCAGTTCACCGGCAATGGCTGGCAGATCATCACTGCCTCAACGCCTACCACAGTCACAAAGGACACTCTGACACAAGCAGGAGGCCTGACCATAGCCACAGCCGCTGCGCCCAGCGATGGCGGCGCCTCCGGACGCAAAGTCAAAGTGGTCGGCGCCAACAATGCCTCAGCcggacagcagcaacagcagcagtttcAGATCATCCAGGTGCAGAACATGCCCAACTCCACAGGTGGCATTCAATACCAGGTCATACCGCACCTTCAGACTGCCGACGGGCAGCAGATCCAAATCAACCCGGCCGGCGCCGCCACGTCGTTAAGTGTTCAGCCGGAGCAGATCCAGCTGATCTCGACCGGCAACAACCAGGCCATCCTTGCTACACCACAGCGGGCAGGTGCGGCGACGACAGCTAACATAGTCACGCAGAACGTAGCCAATCAGGCCATCCCGCTCCAGATCCGGCCCTCCTTCCCACTCCAGCTGCAGACCATCCAAGGTGCCCAGGCGGCGCCCATGGTGACCACCGTACCCATAAACATCGGCGGCATGACCCTCGCCCTGCCCGTCATCAACAACGTCGCTGGCGGCGGGGCGGTCCAGCTGGTCCAGCAGCCAGGTGAAGCGGTCACCGTCTCCAACGGCAACCTGGTGACCGTATGCGGAGCGGAATCTTCCGGCATCACGACGGTCGCCGCCACCACCGCTAGCGACGGCACCATCGTGTCCGCCATCGACGGTAGCACGCTAACCACCACTGCCGCCATGCCAACAGCGCTAGCCGATGGCGACGCCACAGACAAGGACCCCCAGAGCCAGCAAATGGACCAGGCACCGGACGGAACCCAGAACCCCCCAGTCACCATTGCCACAACCCAGATCCAGGCCAACGGGATACAGACGGTGACGGCAGAGCAGGCCGCCGGGGGCCAGCCCATCCAGCAGTTCCACATCGTCAGCCACCCGGTACTGCAGCAGATCCAGATCCAGCAGCCACAACAGCAGCAGGGCCAGCAGCTGGTCCAGCTGCAGCCCGGTCAGACCCTGCAGCAGGTCCAGATGCCAGTCAATCTACAGCAGAACC
The Engraulis encrasicolus isolate BLACKSEA-1 chromosome 20, IST_EnEncr_1.0, whole genome shotgun sequence genome window above contains:
- the sp4 gene encoding transcription factor Sp4 isoform X1, with the protein product MSDQKKEAMATDGGKSGGGDKGKTSGSQDSQPSPLALLAATCSKIGGVAGEGQAGVAQQIIIADPSQGLVQLQNPAQQLEFVPAQFTGNGWQIITASTPTTVTKDTLTQAGGLTIATAAAPSDGGASGRKVKVVGANNASAGQQQQQQFQIIQVQNMPNSTGGIQYQVIPHLQTADGQQIQINPAGAATSLSVQPEQIQLISTGNNQAILATPQRAGAATTANIVTQNVANQAIPLQIRPSFPLQLQTIQGAQAAPMVTTVPINIGGMTLALPVINNVAGGGAVQLVQQPGEAVTVSNGNLVTVCGAESSGITTVAATTASDGTIVSAIDGSTLTTTAAMPTALADGDATDKDPQSQQMDQAPDGTQNPPVTIATTQIQANGIQTVTAEQAAGGQPIQQFHIVSHPVLQQIQIQQPQQQQGQQLVQLQPGQTLQQVQMPVNLQQNLQLQAFQNPTQVLIRAPTLSPNGQISWQTVQVQNAAMPQQLTLAPMAGNAAGTAAAGAGGGATFTQITPQALGGTPIILSAAQLTSGTGVQTVNIAGLGAAGVQVQGMPLTITGVQGQQQGQEGVKVQSSPVTVTVGNIGNTATLSAVSPDQMGQVQSPSDQEGQPSKRLRRVACSCPNCRDGEGRNNSDPSKKKQHVCHMEGCGKVYGKTSHLRAHLRWHTGERPFVCNWIFCGKRFTRSDELQRHRRTHTGEKRFECPECSKRFMRSDHLSKHIKTHQNKKGGTALAIITTEDMEDTGGEDEAEVEGEGEGEGDGEGALGSPRMVTVEALGQEDSSPATPTTSNNLEEEEEEFE
- the sp4 gene encoding transcription factor Sp4 isoform X2 — protein: MSDQKKEAMATDGGKSGGGDKGKTSGSQDSQPSPLALLAATCSKIGGVAGEGQAGVAQQIIIADPSQGLVQLQNPAQQLEFVPAQFTGNGWQIITASTPTTVTKDTLTQAGGLTIATAAAPSDGGASGRKVKVVGANNASAGQQQQQQFQIIQVQNMPNSTGGIQYQVIPHLQTADGQQIQINPAGAATSLSVQPEQIQLISTGNNQAILATPQRAGAATTANIVTQNVANQAIPLQIRPSFPLQLQTIQGAQAAPMVTTVPINIGGMTLALPVINNVAGGGAVQLVQQPGEAVTVSNGNLVTVCGAESSGITTVAATTASDGTIVSAIDGSTLTTTAAMPTALADGDATDKDPQSQQMDQAPDGTQNPPVTIATTQIQANGIQTVTAEQAAGGQPIQQFHIVSHPVLQQIQIQQPQQQQGQQLVQLQPGQTLQQVQMPVNLQQNLQLQAFQNPTQVLIRAPTLSPNGQISWQTVQVQNAAMPQQLTLAPMAGNAGTAAAGAGGGATFTQITPQALGGTPIILSAAQLTSGTGVQTVNIAGLGAAGVQVQGMPLTITGVQGQQQGQEGVKVQSSPVTVTVGNIGNTATLSAVSPDQMGQVQSPSDQEGQPSKRLRRVACSCPNCRDGEGRNNSDPSKKKQHVCHMEGCGKVYGKTSHLRAHLRWHTGERPFVCNWIFCGKRFTRSDELQRHRRTHTGEKRFECPECSKRFMRSDHLSKHIKTHQNKKGGTALAIITTEDMEDTGGEDEAEVEGEGEGEGDGEGALGSPRMVTVEALGQEDSSPATPTTSNNLEEEEEEFE
- the sp4 gene encoding transcription factor Sp4 isoform X3, with the protein product MATDGGKSGGGDKGKTSGSQDSQPSPLALLAATCSKIGGVAGEGQAGVAQQIIIADPSQGLVQLQNPAQQLEFVPAQFTGNGWQIITASTPTTVTKDTLTQAGGLTIATAAAPSDGGASGRKVKVVGANNASAGQQQQQQFQIIQVQNMPNSTGGIQYQVIPHLQTADGQQIQINPAGAATSLSVQPEQIQLISTGNNQAILATPQRAGAATTANIVTQNVANQAIPLQIRPSFPLQLQTIQGAQAAPMVTTVPINIGGMTLALPVINNVAGGGAVQLVQQPGEAVTVSNGNLVTVCGAESSGITTVAATTASDGTIVSAIDGSTLTTTAAMPTALADGDATDKDPQSQQMDQAPDGTQNPPVTIATTQIQANGIQTVTAEQAAGGQPIQQFHIVSHPVLQQIQIQQPQQQQGQQLVQLQPGQTLQQVQMPVNLQQNLQLQAFQNPTQVLIRAPTLSPNGQISWQTVQVQNAAMPQQLTLAPMAGNAAGTAAAGAGGGATFTQITPQALGGTPIILSAAQLTSGTGVQTVNIAGLGAAGVQVQGMPLTITGVQGQQQGQEGVKVQSSPVTVTVGNIGNTATLSAVSPDQMGQVQSPSDQEGQPSKRLRRVACSCPNCRDGEGRNNSDPSKKKQHVCHMEGCGKVYGKTSHLRAHLRWHTGERPFVCNWIFCGKRFTRSDELQRHRRTHTGEKRFECPECSKRFMRSDHLSKHIKTHQNKKGGTALAIITTEDMEDTGGEDEAEVEGEGEGEGDGEGALGSPRMVTVEALGQEDSSPATPTTSNNLEEEEEEFE